In a genomic window of Mucilaginibacter sp. KACC 22063:
- a CDS encoding cytochrome c3 family protein, translating to MKTKRFYFFILLLFPLTVFISQCLTPAKQDPRDAVFAGSDKCQKCHKDVYDSYVHTAHFNSSRLATSQTVHGSFTNNHTFSFGNNQVVAMEKRDSGLYQVYYVNGKQKEAHRFDITFGGKKAETYLSWNGNQLFQLPMSYFTALNSWTNSPGYRTDRPDFERPILRRCFECHSSYIKELPQQSIDMQHRVVAFDKSSLILGIDCERCHGPAANHVNYHTEFPNEKKAKYINTYASLTRSQKLDACAVCHASNKEAFMVTSFKFKMGDTLSKFKEPNFLPENPDPDKLDVHGNQSGLLATSKCFIKSSMDCGSCHNPHTNQKLDLAAYSQKCMNCHSNANHNFCPMESKLGVAIKQNCIDCHMPLKPSNVIEVEASGGKKVVPYLVRTHHIAIYPKKL from the coding sequence ATGAAAACTAAGCGTTTTTACTTTTTCATACTGCTGCTGTTTCCGCTAACAGTATTTATCTCCCAGTGCCTTACTCCTGCAAAGCAAGACCCGCGCGATGCCGTTTTTGCCGGATCAGATAAATGCCAGAAATGCCACAAAGATGTTTATGATTCATACGTCCATACCGCGCATTTTAATTCGTCACGGTTGGCTACATCACAAACTGTGCACGGCAGTTTCACTAATAACCATACGTTTTCATTTGGTAATAATCAGGTAGTGGCCATGGAAAAACGCGACAGCGGCTTATACCAGGTTTATTACGTTAACGGTAAACAAAAAGAAGCGCACCGTTTTGACATTACCTTCGGTGGTAAAAAGGCAGAGACATACCTGTCATGGAACGGCAACCAGCTTTTCCAGTTGCCTATGTCCTACTTCACGGCATTAAACAGCTGGACCAATAGTCCTGGGTACCGTACCGACAGACCCGACTTTGAGCGACCAATTTTACGCCGCTGTTTCGAGTGCCATAGTTCATATATTAAAGAACTGCCCCAGCAGTCTATTGATATGCAGCACCGCGTTGTTGCATTTGACAAAAGCTCATTAATATTAGGCATCGACTGCGAACGTTGCCACGGCCCCGCCGCAAATCACGTTAATTACCACACCGAGTTTCCGAACGAAAAGAAAGCGAAATACATCAATACTTACGCTTCGCTTACCCGCTCGCAAAAGCTTGATGCCTGTGCAGTTTGCCATGCCAGCAATAAAGAAGCATTCATGGTAACTTCGTTTAAATTTAAAATGGGCGATACTTTAAGCAAGTTTAAAGAACCCAATTTCCTGCCCGAAAATCCTGACCCTGATAAACTGGATGTGCATGGTAACCAAAGCGGCTTGTTAGCGACCAGCAAATGCTTTATAAAAAGCAGTATGGATTGCGGCAGCTGCCATAACCCGCACACGAATCAAAAATTAGATCTGGCTGCTTATTCGCAGAAATGTATGAACTGCCATAGCAACGCCAATCATAATTTTTGCCCTATGGAAAGCAAGCTGGGTGTGGCCATAAAACAAAACTGCATTGACTGCCATATGCCTTTAAAGCCATCAAATGTGATTGAGGTGGAAGCATCAGGCGGCAAAAAGGTTGTGCCTTACCTGGTACGCACACACCATATTGCTATATATCCTAAAAAGCTATAG